A stretch of Triticum aestivum cultivar Chinese Spring chromosome 1D, IWGSC CS RefSeq v2.1, whole genome shotgun sequence DNA encodes these proteins:
- the LOC123179775 gene encoding vacuolar protein sorting-associated protein 60.1, protein MKKIFGAKKSQDPPPSIQDATDRIYKRGDTVDEKIKKLDAELARYKEQIKKTRPGPAQEAVKARAMRILKQRKMYEGQRDMLYNQTYNLDQVAFASEGIKDAQQTMTAMKAANKELKGMMKTVRIEDVDSMQDEMMDLMDVSNEIQETLGRSYNVPDDIDEEELMGELDALEADMDFESNSVPSYLQPDKETDLDSELNLPAAPSGHAAIPANRQQEDELGLPTVPHASIRT, encoded by the exons ATGAAGAAGATCTTCGGCGCCAAGAAGAGCCAGGACCCGCCGCCGTCCATCCAGGACGCCACCGACCGG ATATACAAGCGGGGGGACACGGTGGACGAGAAGATCAAGAAGCTGGACGCGGAGCTGGCGCGCTACAAggagcagatcaagaagaccaggCCGGGACCCGCGCAGGAGGCCGTCAAGGCGCGCGCCATGAGGATCCTCAAGCAGCGCAAGAT GTATGAAGGTCAACGTGACATGCTGTACAACCAAACTTATAATCTTGACCAAGTTGCTTTCGCATCAGAGGGAATTAAAGATGCTCAACAAACT ATGACTGCAATGAAGGCTGCCAATAAAGAGCTGAAAGGGATGATGAAGACTGTCAGGATTGAAGATGTAGAT AGCATGCAAGACGAGATGATGGATCTTATGGATGTGAGCAATGAAATACAAGAAACTCTTGGCAGAAGCTACAATGTCCCAGATGACATCGATGAGGAGGAACTTATGGGCG AGCTTGATGCTTTGGAAGCCGATATGGACTTTGAATCGAATTCAGTCCCATCGTACCTCCAACCAGACAAGGAGACTGATCTTGATTCTGAGCTTAACTTACCTGCTGCACCAAGTGGTCATGCAGCAATCCCGGCGAACCGGCAGCAG GAGGATGAACTGGGACTGCCTACCGTGCCGCACGCATCAATTCGTACCTGA
- the LOC123179774 gene encoding probable leucine-rich repeat receptor-like protein kinase At1g35710, whose amino-acid sequence MPSFSTPLLYLCLLLVPCLLLLQEAHAARHGGISLRSQHIALLHWKATLASPPLQMSSWQENTSPCNWTGIMCAAVRRGRRMPWVVTSISLPDAGIHGQLGELNFLALPFLTYIDLNNNSLHGPIPANISSLSSLSCLDLGFNHLKGKIPHEIGALQSLTQLDLSFNRLTGHIPASMGNLTMLTVLVIGQTMVSGPIPEEIGRLVNLQALQLSYSTLSGMIPKTIGNLTQLNTLYLFANLLSGPIPQELGKLVHLQYLELDRNVFSGPIPIFITNLTKMNTLFLFDNQISGPIPPELGKLAMLNGLDLSKNQITGPIPPELGNLTMLNEIFLDDNQITGPIPLGLGILLNLQYLSMYNNQISGSVPASLGNITKLVQLALFENQITGSIPQEIGNLMNLEYLGLYQNQISGSIPKTFGKLQSMQELQIFDNKLSGSLPQEFGDLVSLVQLGLGNNSLSGPLPANICLGRKLKFLHVYSNMFNGPIPSSLKTCTSLVRLQLQKNQLTGDISQHFGVYPQLIEMRLSSNRLSGQISPNLGACTQLTVLSLGNNMIRGSIPPFLSKLSNLEQLRLDSNHLSGEIPPEIFSLANLYRLNLSSNQLSGSIPTQIEKLSNLGYLDMSGNRLGGLIPEELGACMKLESLKINNNNFSGSLPGAAGNLARLQIMLDVSNNTLSGVLPQELGKLEMLEFLNLSHNQFSGNIPSSFASMMSLSTLDVSYNDLEGPVPTTWHLRNASETWFLPNKGLCGNLSGLPPCYSTPVAAHQKGKILGLLLPIVLVMGFGIAAAIVVIIILTRKKRNPQESVTAEARDLFSVWNFDGRLAFDDIVRATEDFDDKYIIGTGGYSKVYKAQLQDGQLVAVKKLHQTEELNDERRFRSEMEILTQIRQRSIVKMYGFCSHPVYKFLVYDYIQQGSLHRILENQELAKELDWKKRIALATDVAQAISYLHHECRPPIIHRDITSNNILLDTSFKAFVSDFGTARILKPDSSNWSALAGTYGYIAPELSYTSVATEKCDVYSFGVVVLELVMGKHPRDLLDGSLSNGEQAIMVKDILDQRPTTPISTEENSLALLIKLALSCLESSPQARPTMRGAYQTLIQRPSSSSTTVPFSALTLQQGMHVDIRPQS is encoded by the exons ATGCCATCTTTCTCAACACCATTGTTGTACCTCTGCCTACTGCTGGTGCCGTGCCTTCTTCTCTTGCAAGAAGCACACGCGGCGCGCCATGGAGGGATCTCACTGAGGTCCCAACACATTGCCCTCCTCCACTGGAAAGCTACACTTGCAAGCCCACCGCTGCAGATGAGCTCTTGGCAGGAAAACACCAGCCCATGCAACTGGACGGGCATCATGTGCGCGGCTGTTCGTCGTGGCCGCCGTATGCCCTGGGTGGTGACCAGCATCTCCCTGCCAGACGCTGGCATCCATGGCCAACTTGGTGAGCTCAACTTCTTGGCTCTTCCATTCCTTACATATATTGACCTCAACAACAACAGTCTACATGGTCCAATACCAGCTAATATCAGCTCTCTATCATCACTATCTTGTCTTGATCTCGGCTTCAACCACCTCAAAGGGAAAATTCCTCATGAGATAGGTGCCCTGCAAAGTCTCACGCAGCTTGATCTGTCATTTAACAGACTCACAGGACACATTCCTGCGTCTATGGGCAACCTAACAATGTTAACTGTTCTGGTCATTGGCCAAACCATGGTATCAGGTCCCATTCCTGAGGAGATTGGAAGACTTGTCAACCTACAAGCTCTACAGCTAAGCTACAGCACTTTAAGCGGCATGATACCAAAAACCATTGGAAATCTAACCCAGCTAAATACTTTGTACCTGTTTGCTAATCTACTTTCAGGGCCTATACCCCAAGAACTAGGCAAGCTAGTTCATTTGCAATATCTTGAGCTTGATAGAAATGTTTTTTCAGGACCAATTCCAATCTTCATAACCAATCTCACTAAGATGAACACACTTTTTCTCTTTGACAATCAAATCTCAGGTCCAATACCCCCAGAACTAGGCAAGCTCGCTATGCTAAACGGACTTGATCTcagcaaaaatcaaataacagGTCCAATACCCCCAGAACTAGGGAACCTAACTATGCTCAACGAAATTTTTCTCGATGATAACCAAATCACAGGTCCAATACCTTTAGGATTGGGCATCTTGCTGAATCTCCAGTATTTAAGCATGTACAACAATCAAATATCGGGCTCTGTTCCTGCCAGCTTAGGGAATATAACCAAGCTAGTTCAACTAGCCCTCTTTGAAAATCAGATAACAGGTTCCATCCCCCAGGAAATTGGCAATCTAATGAACCTCGAATATTTAGGCTTGTATCAGAACCAAATTTCGGGCTCAATACCTAAAACTTTTGGGAAGTTGCAAAGCATGCAAGAACTGCAAATCTTTGATAACAAATTATCAGGTTCTCTTCCTCAAGAATTTGGAGATCTCGTAAGCCTTGTTCAACTTGGGCTAGGTAACAACTCCCTTTCAGGACCTTTACCAGCAAATATATGTTTAGGTCGCAAACTTAAATTTCTCCATGTCTATTCTAATATGTTCAATGGCCCCATTCCAAGTAGTTTAAAGACATGTACGAGTTTGGTTAGACTTCAGCTTCAGAAGAACCAACTAACCGGAGATATATCTCAGCATTTTGGTGTGTATCCACAACTCATAGAAATGCGCTTGTCATCTAATAGACTCTCTGGGCAGATCTCACCAAATCTAGGTGCATGTACCCAGCTAACAGTATTATCTCTAGGAAACAATATGATCAGGGGTTCCATACCTCCATTCCTTTCTAAATTGTCCAACCTAGAACAACTAAGACTTGATTCTAATCATCTCAGCGGTGAGATTCCACCAGAAATCTTTAGTTTAGCAAATCTATATAGACTGAACTTATCGTCGAACCAGTTATCTGGATCCATACCTACACAGATAGAAAAGCTGAGCAATCTAGGGTACCTTGATATGTCCGGGAACAGACTGGGTGGATTGATACCTGAAGAACTAGGGGCATGCATGAAACTAGAGTCCTTGAAGATCAACAACAACAACTTCAGTGGGAGTTTGCCTGGTGCGGCTGGAAATTTAGCACGCCTGCAGATCATGTTAGATGTGAGCAATAATACCCTCAGTGGCGTGTTGCCGCAAGAGCTTGGGAAGTTGGAGATGCTAGAATTTCTGAATTTATCGCATAATCAGTTCAGTGGCAACATTCCATCCTCCTTTGCAAGCATGATGAGCCTTTCAACACTTGATGTGTCCTACAACGACTTGGAAGGACCAGTCCCAACAACATGGCATCTCCGAAATGCTTCAGAAACTTGGTTTCTTCCCAATAAAGGCCTGTGTGGTAACCTCTCTGGCCTGCCACCTTGTTATTCAACCCCAGTGGCTGCTCACCAAAAAGGGAAAATACTTGGTTTGCTTTTGCCAATTGTTCTTGTGATGGGTTTTGGCATTGCTGCTGCAATTGTTGTCATAATAATACTTACTCGTAAGAAGAGAAATCCACAAGAAAGTGTTACCGCTGAAGCAAGGGACCTATTCTCTGTTTGGAATTTTGATGGAAGATTAGCATTTGATGATATTGTAAGGGCAACAGAAGACTTTGATGATAAGTACATCATTGGAACAGGAGGATACAGCAAAGTCTACAAGGCACAACTCCAAGATGGGCAGCTGGTTGCTGTGAAGAAGCTTCATCAGACCGAAGAGTTAAATGATGAAAGAAGATTTCGTAGTGAAATGGAAATCTTAACACAGATCCGACAACGAAGCATTGTCAAAATGTATGGATTCTGCTCCCATCCAGTGTATAAATTTCTAGTCTACGACTACATTCAGCAGGGAAGCCTCCACAGAATATTGGAAAATCAGGAGCTAGCAAAGGAATTAGATTGGAAGAAGAGAATTGCTCTTGCAACTGATGTGGCTCAAGCAATATCTTATTTGCACCACGAATGCAGACCACCTATAATCCATCGAGATATCACAAGCAACAACATCTTACTTGATACATCCTTCAAGGCTTTTGTCTCGGATTTCGGCACGGCAAGGATTCTTAAGCCCGATTCATCAAACTGGAGTGCACTAGCAGGAACGTACGGCTACATAGCTCCTG AACTGTCATACACATCTGTTGCGACAGAGAAATGTGATGTTTATAGCTTTGGGGTGGTTGTGTTAGAGCTAGTGATGGGCAAGCATCCAAGGGATTTATTAGATGGTAGTCTTTCTAACGGCGAACAAGCAATAATGGTGAAAGATATTCTGGACCAACGTCCGACAACACCAATATCAACTGAAGAGAATAGCTTAGCTCTGCTCATCAAGCTGGCCTTATCTTGTTTGGAATCTTCTCCCCAAGCAAGGCCAACCATGCGGGGGGCATACCAAACactcatccagcgaccatcttctAGTTCAACTACCGTGCCTTTCAGCGCACTTACATTACAACAAGGGATGCATGTTGACATAAGGCCTCAATCCTAG
- the LOC123179770 gene encoding uncharacterized protein, which translates to MGGDYVVISVLLCFLCITFHLTFVESIDVDVNLQTNEKNTTLLRPKPFHFPWRADIMNEGSGIVSHYAMWHTEPGQFYGLRADMSIWASPNQGTSQESGASLQIYCQDGGNYNSIQVGFHISPSLYHNRDIRFFTYWTKDLKSKGCYNLQCPGFVPASRANLVPGQAMAPPSIYGEQDHYVRLSLNKDPNSGDWVVYRHDLQKPSFLGHFPNKLCPGTRRIQALTGFVNYLKNAHGPPMGSGHFPDYDDKRSAYFKHIQNYNPNGHSSDLFGIPMVKLVDRPDCYGANNLFLEYKKGYMFNYGGPSGCVG; encoded by the exons ATGGGAGGTGATTATGTTGTCATATCGGTCTTACTATGCTTTTTGTGTATAACTTTCCACCTCACCTTTGTTGAATCGATAGACGTAGATGTCAATCTCCAGACAAATGAGAAG AACACCACTCTTTTAAGACCTAAACCTTTCCATTTTCCTTGGAGAGCTGATATCATGAATGAAGGAAGCGGCATTGTTTCTCAT TATGCAATGTGGCACACAGAGCCAGGACAATTCTACGGCCTTCGAGCTGACATGAGTATATGGGCTTCACCAAATCAAGGAACTTCTCAAGAATCCGGAGCATCCTTACAGATATATTGTCAAGATGGAGGAAACTACAACTCAATTCAAGTTGGATTTCAT ATTTCCCCCTCTTTGTACCATAACAGAGATATTCGCTTCTTTACATATTGGACC AAGGACTTGAAATCGAAGGGGTGCTACAACTTGCAGTGCCCAGGATTTGTTCCTGCAAGTCGAGCTAATCTAGTGCCTGGACAAGCCATGGCTCCTCCATCAATTTATGGCGAACAAGACCACTACGTTAGGCTTAGCCTCAACAAG GATCCAAATTCCGGAGATTGGGTGGTGTACCGTCACGATTTACAGAAACCATCATTCTTGGGACATTTTCCAAATAAGCTTTGCCCCGGAACACGACGTATACAAGCCTTGACTGGATTCGTGAATTACTTGAAGAATGCACATGGTCCTCCAATGGGTAGCGGCCACTTCCCCGATTATGACGATAAGAGATCTGCGTACTTCAAGCACATTCAGAATTACAATCCAAATGGTCATTCTTCCGACCTCTTTGGCATTCCCATGGTCAAGTTAGTTGATAGGCCAGATTGTTATGGAGCAAATAATTTATTTCTCGAATATAAGAAGGGTTATATGTTCAACTATGGTGGACCAAGTGGTTGTGTTGGTTGA